The Triticum aestivum cultivar Chinese Spring chromosome 7B, IWGSC CS RefSeq v2.1, whole genome shotgun sequence genome window below encodes:
- the LOC123158916 gene encoding uncharacterized protein isoform X2, whose translation MAGGGPRASSDSKAARAPNPAIDSTIKSIKEVVGGHSEDDIYDALRESNMDPNETAQRLLNQDPFHEVKRKRDKKRESVGQKNLAETTAQGEHGTQRTKPHTQRVEIDQRRAHNHGQTYGPSREFRVVRDNRHGAVENGAEQHKVSTYTPVSDRSGVDRPPPTTSEGQITNQSAKSSYNSDMHHMKRDAQGTAQRHARPYLKNSQNEHQYPNSDLHHASSNYKAAGGFVRANRREAGVANAPRQYSGRPGSQFHGPNDSYHANIQRGNFASAGPSVRRLSFIPRNTQPNHRPAVDTVTRGRSVGRPFGNQNHSRYHQGPASNQKVIQPAKEWKPKSTNKSCTNDADNSGTNATSPLDSKAENANVPDVNSSCDKSSHANVHEMEHVIIPEHLRVPEYEQTRLRFGSFTPGFDSPEHEQTRIRFGSFSPGFDSDQLPTSTSPEPEQPEHVQEPAQLVVQEDEFDTEHDEVDEQVGSQLTTISTSAAESSLPPSEDSEQMNGQEVEDDDGLGLVQSDTPLGAADDHNIQSTSSLTAFSAYGHEDPNMHPNNEAQLYGLVEPNVHQQVLASSSQGYTSVNPGADNAVQVFRMPESSVHSQVLPSASEALSSQLASSSPIAMSTQQQHMSQQQQAAQMYPPMHVQHYPNFMPYRHPLYSPVYVPPMAMPNYSANVPYPANGNNYLQMAGGGSHLTAGQVKYGVSQYKPVPAGNPSGYGNYTHPAGYTISSPGVIGAGVGVDDVNRMKYKDNNIYAPTPQVETSDIWIQNREIPTLQCPPYYNLSGQATPGAYMPNPGNASFSATAQSSHAQFPGMYHPQQPPSIVSPHPMVHQQVPSAIGPNVGVGVAAPGPQVGAYQQQQLGHMNWRQPYF comes from the exons ATGGCAGGCGGCGGGCCCCGCGCCTCCTCCGACAGCAAGGCGGCGCGCGCGCCCAACCCGGCGATCGACTCCACCATCAAGTCCATCAAGGAGGTCGTCGGCGGCCACTCCGAGGACGACATCTACGACGCCCTCCGCGAGTCCAACATGGACCCCAACGAGACGGCGCAGAGGCTCCTCAACCAAg ATCCATTTCATGAAGTGAAACGGAAAAGGGACAAGAAAAGAGAG AGTGTTGGCCAGAAGAACCTTGCTGAGACCACAGCACAAGGTGAGCACGGCACACAGCGGACAAAGCCACACACTCAAAGGGTTGAGATCGATCAGAGAAGAGCGCACAATCATGGTCAGACATATG GACCAAGTCGAGAATTTCGGGTAGTGAGGGATAACAGACACGGTGCGGTGGAAAATGGAGCAGAGCAACACAAAGTTTCAACATATACGCCAGTGTCTGATAGGAG TGGAGTTGATCGCCCTCCACCTACAACCTCGGAAGGTCAGATCACGAATCAAAGCGCAAAGAGTAGCTACAACTCTGACATGCATCATATGAAGAGGGATGCTCAGGGTACTGCTCAGAGGCATGCAAGGCCATATCTGAAGAATTCTCAGAATGAACACCAGTATCCTAATTCTGATCTACATCATGCTTCATCCAATTACAAAGCTGCTGGAGGATTTGTTCGAGCCAATCGACGTGAAGCTGGAGTGGCTAATGCTCCGAGGCAGTATTCTGGTCGTCCAGGTTCACAGTTTCATGGACCAAATGATTCTTATCATGCAAATATTCAAAGGGGGAATTTTGCCTCAGCTGGGCCTTCTGTTCGCCGCCTATCATTTATACCTAGAAACACTCAACCCAATCATAGACCTGCAGTAGACACAGTTACTCGTGGCAGATCTGTTGGTAGACCTTTTGGTAACCAAAATCACAGCAGGTATCACCAGGGTCCTGCTAGCAACCAAAAAG TCATACAACCAGCTAAGGAATGGAAGCCAAAATCGACAAATAAGTCTTGCACCAACGACGCGGATAACAGTGGGACAAATGCAACATCTCCTTTAGATAGCAAAGCTGAAAATGCTAATGTGCCGGATGTGAACAGCTCGTGTGACAAAAGTTCTCATGCTAACGTGCATGAGATGGAGCATGTGATTATCCCAGAACATCTCCGTGTGCCAGAGTATGAGCAGACAAGATTAAGATTCGGCAGTTTCACTCCTGGGTTTGATTCGCCTGAGCATGAGCAGACAAGAATAAGATTCGGCAGTTTCTCTCCTGGGTTTGATTCAGACCAATTACCGACTTCAACTTCTCCAGAACCGGAACAACCAGAACA TGTACAAGAACCTGCTCAACTGGTTGTCCAAGAGGATGAGTTTGATACTGAACATGACGAAGTGGATGAGCAAGTTGGATCACAACTCACTACTATATCCACATCGGCGGCAGAGAGTTCTTTACCACCATCTGAGGATAGTGAACAGATGAATGGTCAAGAAGTTGAGGATGATGACGGACTGGGCTTAGTTCAGAGTGATACTCCACTTGGTGCAGCAGATGACCATAATATTCAAAGCACCTCTAGTTTGACTGCCTTTTCT GCATATGGTCATGAGGATCCTAATATGCATCCTAATAATGAGGCACAGTTATACGGGCTGGTTGAGCCTAATGTGCACCAACAAGTGTTGGCTTCATCTTCTCAG GGTTACACTTCGGTGAATCCAGGAGCAGATAATGCTGTGCAAGTATTCAGAATGCCAGAATCCAGTGTTCATTCACAAGTTCTCCCTTCTGCATCTGAG GCCCTAAGTTCACAGCTTGCGAGCAGCAGCCCTATTGCAATGTCTACACAGCAGCAACATATGTCCCAGCAACAACAAGCAGCGCAGATGTACCCTCCAATGCACGTGCAGCATTATCCGAATTTCATGCCATATCGACATCCTCTCTATTCTCCAGTTTATGTCCCACCCATGGCTATGCCAAACTATTCAGCAAATGTCCCTTATCCGGCAAACGGAAATAATTATCTTCAGATGGCCGGTGGGGGTTCACATTTAACTGCAGGCCAAGTGAAGTATGGAGTATCACAATATAAACCAGTCCCAGCTGGTAACCCTTCTGGTTATGGAAATTACACTCATCCAGCTGGTTATACAATTAGTTCTCCTGGTGTTATTGGAGCTGGAGTTGGTGTTGATGACGTCAATAGGATGAAGTACAAGGATAACAACATTTATGCACCAACCCCACAG GTAGAGACATCTGATATCTGGATTCAGAATAGAGAGATCCCAACTTTGCAGTGTCCCCCATATTACAACTTATCAGGTCAAGCCACACCTGGTGCCTATATGCCAAATCCTGGGAATGCATCTTTCAGTGCTACAGCTCAATCCTCTCACGCACAATTCCCAGGCATGTACCATCCGCAGCAGCCTCCGTCGATCGTAAGTCCACATCCCATGGTGCATCAACAGGTCCCATCTGCCATTGGTCCCAATGTTGGAGTTGGTGTGGCTGCACCAGGTCCCCAAGTGGGGGCCTATCAACAACAGCAGCTTGGTCATATGAACTGGAGACAGCCCTACTTTTAA
- the LOC123158916 gene encoding uncharacterized protein isoform X1 has product MAGGGPRASSDSKAARAPNPAIDSTIKSIKEVVGGHSEDDIYDALRESNMDPNETAQRLLNQDPFHEVKRKRDKKRESVGQKNLAETTAQGEHGTQRTKPHTQRVEIDQRRAHNHGQTYGPSREFRVVRDNRHGAVENGAEQHKVSTYTPVSDRSGVDRPPPTTSEGQITNQSAKSSYNSDMHHMKRDAQGTAQRHARPYLKNSQNEHQYPNSDLHHASSNYKAAGGFVRANRREAGVANAPRQYSGRPGSQFHGPNDSYHANIQRGNFASAGPSVRRLSFIPRNTQPNHRPAVDTVTRGRSVGRPFGNQNHSRYHQGPASNQKVIQPAKEWKPKSTNKSCTNDADNSGTNATSPLDSKAENANVPDVNSSCDKSSHANVHEMEHVIIPEHLRVPEYEQTRLRFGSFTPGFDSPEHEQTRIRFGSFSPGFDSDQLPTSTSPEPEQPEHVQEPAQLVVQEDEFDTEHDEVDEQVGSQLTTISTSAAESSLPPSEDSEQMNGQEVEDDDGLGLVQSDTPLGAADDHNIQSTSSLTAFSAYGHEDPNMHPNNEAQLYGLVEPNVHQQVLASSSQQGYTSVNPGADNAVQVFRMPESSVHSQVLPSASEALSSQLASSSPIAMSTQQQHMSQQQQAAQMYPPMHVQHYPNFMPYRHPLYSPVYVPPMAMPNYSANVPYPANGNNYLQMAGGGSHLTAGQVKYGVSQYKPVPAGNPSGYGNYTHPAGYTISSPGVIGAGVGVDDVNRMKYKDNNIYAPTPQVETSDIWIQNREIPTLQCPPYYNLSGQATPGAYMPNPGNASFSATAQSSHAQFPGMYHPQQPPSIVSPHPMVHQQVPSAIGPNVGVGVAAPGPQVGAYQQQQLGHMNWRQPYF; this is encoded by the exons ATGGCAGGCGGCGGGCCCCGCGCCTCCTCCGACAGCAAGGCGGCGCGCGCGCCCAACCCGGCGATCGACTCCACCATCAAGTCCATCAAGGAGGTCGTCGGCGGCCACTCCGAGGACGACATCTACGACGCCCTCCGCGAGTCCAACATGGACCCCAACGAGACGGCGCAGAGGCTCCTCAACCAAg ATCCATTTCATGAAGTGAAACGGAAAAGGGACAAGAAAAGAGAG AGTGTTGGCCAGAAGAACCTTGCTGAGACCACAGCACAAGGTGAGCACGGCACACAGCGGACAAAGCCACACACTCAAAGGGTTGAGATCGATCAGAGAAGAGCGCACAATCATGGTCAGACATATG GACCAAGTCGAGAATTTCGGGTAGTGAGGGATAACAGACACGGTGCGGTGGAAAATGGAGCAGAGCAACACAAAGTTTCAACATATACGCCAGTGTCTGATAGGAG TGGAGTTGATCGCCCTCCACCTACAACCTCGGAAGGTCAGATCACGAATCAAAGCGCAAAGAGTAGCTACAACTCTGACATGCATCATATGAAGAGGGATGCTCAGGGTACTGCTCAGAGGCATGCAAGGCCATATCTGAAGAATTCTCAGAATGAACACCAGTATCCTAATTCTGATCTACATCATGCTTCATCCAATTACAAAGCTGCTGGAGGATTTGTTCGAGCCAATCGACGTGAAGCTGGAGTGGCTAATGCTCCGAGGCAGTATTCTGGTCGTCCAGGTTCACAGTTTCATGGACCAAATGATTCTTATCATGCAAATATTCAAAGGGGGAATTTTGCCTCAGCTGGGCCTTCTGTTCGCCGCCTATCATTTATACCTAGAAACACTCAACCCAATCATAGACCTGCAGTAGACACAGTTACTCGTGGCAGATCTGTTGGTAGACCTTTTGGTAACCAAAATCACAGCAGGTATCACCAGGGTCCTGCTAGCAACCAAAAAG TCATACAACCAGCTAAGGAATGGAAGCCAAAATCGACAAATAAGTCTTGCACCAACGACGCGGATAACAGTGGGACAAATGCAACATCTCCTTTAGATAGCAAAGCTGAAAATGCTAATGTGCCGGATGTGAACAGCTCGTGTGACAAAAGTTCTCATGCTAACGTGCATGAGATGGAGCATGTGATTATCCCAGAACATCTCCGTGTGCCAGAGTATGAGCAGACAAGATTAAGATTCGGCAGTTTCACTCCTGGGTTTGATTCGCCTGAGCATGAGCAGACAAGAATAAGATTCGGCAGTTTCTCTCCTGGGTTTGATTCAGACCAATTACCGACTTCAACTTCTCCAGAACCGGAACAACCAGAACA TGTACAAGAACCTGCTCAACTGGTTGTCCAAGAGGATGAGTTTGATACTGAACATGACGAAGTGGATGAGCAAGTTGGATCACAACTCACTACTATATCCACATCGGCGGCAGAGAGTTCTTTACCACCATCTGAGGATAGTGAACAGATGAATGGTCAAGAAGTTGAGGATGATGACGGACTGGGCTTAGTTCAGAGTGATACTCCACTTGGTGCAGCAGATGACCATAATATTCAAAGCACCTCTAGTTTGACTGCCTTTTCT GCATATGGTCATGAGGATCCTAATATGCATCCTAATAATGAGGCACAGTTATACGGGCTGGTTGAGCCTAATGTGCACCAACAAGTGTTGGCTTCATCTTCTCAG CAGGGTTACACTTCGGTGAATCCAGGAGCAGATAATGCTGTGCAAGTATTCAGAATGCCAGAATCCAGTGTTCATTCACAAGTTCTCCCTTCTGCATCTGAG GCCCTAAGTTCACAGCTTGCGAGCAGCAGCCCTATTGCAATGTCTACACAGCAGCAACATATGTCCCAGCAACAACAAGCAGCGCAGATGTACCCTCCAATGCACGTGCAGCATTATCCGAATTTCATGCCATATCGACATCCTCTCTATTCTCCAGTTTATGTCCCACCCATGGCTATGCCAAACTATTCAGCAAATGTCCCTTATCCGGCAAACGGAAATAATTATCTTCAGATGGCCGGTGGGGGTTCACATTTAACTGCAGGCCAAGTGAAGTATGGAGTATCACAATATAAACCAGTCCCAGCTGGTAACCCTTCTGGTTATGGAAATTACACTCATCCAGCTGGTTATACAATTAGTTCTCCTGGTGTTATTGGAGCTGGAGTTGGTGTTGATGACGTCAATAGGATGAAGTACAAGGATAACAACATTTATGCACCAACCCCACAG GTAGAGACATCTGATATCTGGATTCAGAATAGAGAGATCCCAACTTTGCAGTGTCCCCCATATTACAACTTATCAGGTCAAGCCACACCTGGTGCCTATATGCCAAATCCTGGGAATGCATCTTTCAGTGCTACAGCTCAATCCTCTCACGCACAATTCCCAGGCATGTACCATCCGCAGCAGCCTCCGTCGATCGTAAGTCCACATCCCATGGTGCATCAACAGGTCCCATCTGCCATTGGTCCCAATGTTGGAGTTGGTGTGGCTGCACCAGGTCCCCAAGTGGGGGCCTATCAACAACAGCAGCTTGGTCATATGAACTGGAGACAGCCCTACTTTTAA
- the LOC123158916 gene encoding uncharacterized protein isoform X3 codes for MAGGGPRASSDSKAARAPNPAIDSTIKSIKEVVGGHSEDDIYDALRESNMDPNETAQRLLNQDPFHEVKRKRDKKRESVGQKNLAETTAQGEHGTQRTKPHTQRVEIDQRRAHNHGPSREFRVVRDNRHGAVENGAEQHKVSTYTPVSDRSGVDRPPPTTSEGQITNQSAKSSYNSDMHHMKRDAQGTAQRHARPYLKNSQNEHQYPNSDLHHASSNYKAAGGFVRANRREAGVANAPRQYSGRPGSQFHGPNDSYHANIQRGNFASAGPSVRRLSFIPRNTQPNHRPAVDTVTRGRSVGRPFGNQNHSRYHQGPASNQKVIQPAKEWKPKSTNKSCTNDADNSGTNATSPLDSKAENANVPDVNSSCDKSSHANVHEMEHVIIPEHLRVPEYEQTRLRFGSFTPGFDSPEHEQTRIRFGSFSPGFDSDQLPTSTSPEPEQPEHVQEPAQLVVQEDEFDTEHDEVDEQVGSQLTTISTSAAESSLPPSEDSEQMNGQEVEDDDGLGLVQSDTPLGAADDHNIQSTSSLTAFSAYGHEDPNMHPNNEAQLYGLVEPNVHQQVLASSSQQGYTSVNPGADNAVQVFRMPESSVHSQVLPSASEALSSQLASSSPIAMSTQQQHMSQQQQAAQMYPPMHVQHYPNFMPYRHPLYSPVYVPPMAMPNYSANVPYPANGNNYLQMAGGGSHLTAGQVKYGVSQYKPVPAGNPSGYGNYTHPAGYTISSPGVIGAGVGVDDVNRMKYKDNNIYAPTPQVETSDIWIQNREIPTLQCPPYYNLSGQATPGAYMPNPGNASFSATAQSSHAQFPGMYHPQQPPSIVSPHPMVHQQVPSAIGPNVGVGVAAPGPQVGAYQQQQLGHMNWRQPYF; via the exons ATGGCAGGCGGCGGGCCCCGCGCCTCCTCCGACAGCAAGGCGGCGCGCGCGCCCAACCCGGCGATCGACTCCACCATCAAGTCCATCAAGGAGGTCGTCGGCGGCCACTCCGAGGACGACATCTACGACGCCCTCCGCGAGTCCAACATGGACCCCAACGAGACGGCGCAGAGGCTCCTCAACCAAg ATCCATTTCATGAAGTGAAACGGAAAAGGGACAAGAAAAGAGAG AGTGTTGGCCAGAAGAACCTTGCTGAGACCACAGCACAAGGTGAGCACGGCACACAGCGGACAAAGCCACACACTCAAAGGGTTGAGATCGATCAGAGAAGAGCGCACAATCATG GACCAAGTCGAGAATTTCGGGTAGTGAGGGATAACAGACACGGTGCGGTGGAAAATGGAGCAGAGCAACACAAAGTTTCAACATATACGCCAGTGTCTGATAGGAG TGGAGTTGATCGCCCTCCACCTACAACCTCGGAAGGTCAGATCACGAATCAAAGCGCAAAGAGTAGCTACAACTCTGACATGCATCATATGAAGAGGGATGCTCAGGGTACTGCTCAGAGGCATGCAAGGCCATATCTGAAGAATTCTCAGAATGAACACCAGTATCCTAATTCTGATCTACATCATGCTTCATCCAATTACAAAGCTGCTGGAGGATTTGTTCGAGCCAATCGACGTGAAGCTGGAGTGGCTAATGCTCCGAGGCAGTATTCTGGTCGTCCAGGTTCACAGTTTCATGGACCAAATGATTCTTATCATGCAAATATTCAAAGGGGGAATTTTGCCTCAGCTGGGCCTTCTGTTCGCCGCCTATCATTTATACCTAGAAACACTCAACCCAATCATAGACCTGCAGTAGACACAGTTACTCGTGGCAGATCTGTTGGTAGACCTTTTGGTAACCAAAATCACAGCAGGTATCACCAGGGTCCTGCTAGCAACCAAAAAG TCATACAACCAGCTAAGGAATGGAAGCCAAAATCGACAAATAAGTCTTGCACCAACGACGCGGATAACAGTGGGACAAATGCAACATCTCCTTTAGATAGCAAAGCTGAAAATGCTAATGTGCCGGATGTGAACAGCTCGTGTGACAAAAGTTCTCATGCTAACGTGCATGAGATGGAGCATGTGATTATCCCAGAACATCTCCGTGTGCCAGAGTATGAGCAGACAAGATTAAGATTCGGCAGTTTCACTCCTGGGTTTGATTCGCCTGAGCATGAGCAGACAAGAATAAGATTCGGCAGTTTCTCTCCTGGGTTTGATTCAGACCAATTACCGACTTCAACTTCTCCAGAACCGGAACAACCAGAACA TGTACAAGAACCTGCTCAACTGGTTGTCCAAGAGGATGAGTTTGATACTGAACATGACGAAGTGGATGAGCAAGTTGGATCACAACTCACTACTATATCCACATCGGCGGCAGAGAGTTCTTTACCACCATCTGAGGATAGTGAACAGATGAATGGTCAAGAAGTTGAGGATGATGACGGACTGGGCTTAGTTCAGAGTGATACTCCACTTGGTGCAGCAGATGACCATAATATTCAAAGCACCTCTAGTTTGACTGCCTTTTCT GCATATGGTCATGAGGATCCTAATATGCATCCTAATAATGAGGCACAGTTATACGGGCTGGTTGAGCCTAATGTGCACCAACAAGTGTTGGCTTCATCTTCTCAG CAGGGTTACACTTCGGTGAATCCAGGAGCAGATAATGCTGTGCAAGTATTCAGAATGCCAGAATCCAGTGTTCATTCACAAGTTCTCCCTTCTGCATCTGAG GCCCTAAGTTCACAGCTTGCGAGCAGCAGCCCTATTGCAATGTCTACACAGCAGCAACATATGTCCCAGCAACAACAAGCAGCGCAGATGTACCCTCCAATGCACGTGCAGCATTATCCGAATTTCATGCCATATCGACATCCTCTCTATTCTCCAGTTTATGTCCCACCCATGGCTATGCCAAACTATTCAGCAAATGTCCCTTATCCGGCAAACGGAAATAATTATCTTCAGATGGCCGGTGGGGGTTCACATTTAACTGCAGGCCAAGTGAAGTATGGAGTATCACAATATAAACCAGTCCCAGCTGGTAACCCTTCTGGTTATGGAAATTACACTCATCCAGCTGGTTATACAATTAGTTCTCCTGGTGTTATTGGAGCTGGAGTTGGTGTTGATGACGTCAATAGGATGAAGTACAAGGATAACAACATTTATGCACCAACCCCACAG GTAGAGACATCTGATATCTGGATTCAGAATAGAGAGATCCCAACTTTGCAGTGTCCCCCATATTACAACTTATCAGGTCAAGCCACACCTGGTGCCTATATGCCAAATCCTGGGAATGCATCTTTCAGTGCTACAGCTCAATCCTCTCACGCACAATTCCCAGGCATGTACCATCCGCAGCAGCCTCCGTCGATCGTAAGTCCACATCCCATGGTGCATCAACAGGTCCCATCTGCCATTGGTCCCAATGTTGGAGTTGGTGTGGCTGCACCAGGTCCCCAAGTGGGGGCCTATCAACAACAGCAGCTTGGTCATATGAACTGGAGACAGCCCTACTTTTAA